The genomic interval AAATATATTTCGAGATGACGTTTGTGAGACAAAAGAGTTCACGAAGCCAACTTGTGAAAGAAGGAGAGAACAATGGGTATTCCCAGGGAAGGAGACAAAATCCAAATACATAGCTATAAGCATAATGGGTTCATTCACAGAATCTGGGAGGAATCTACCGTTCTAAAAGGTTCACAACATTGCATAATTGGTGGCAATGATCGTACTGTCGTGACTGAATCTGACGGAAGAACATGGATAACAAGAGAGCCGGCCATCTGTTATTTTCATGCAAGACATTGGTTTAATATTATCGGTATGCTAAGAGAAGATGGTGTTTATTATTATTGTAATATTAGTTCACCATTTGTTTTTGACGATGAAGCTCTGAAATATATTGACTATGATCTTGATGTGAAGGTATTTCCTGATATGACTTATACGATATTGGATGAAGATGAATACGAACAGCACAGTAAGCAAATGAACTATCCGGAAGTAATCGATCTTATTTTAAAAAAGAATCTAGAAACATTGCTTCGTTGGATTCGGCAAAAAAAGGGTCCATTTGCACCTGAATTTATCGATCAATGGTATGAACAATACTTAACATATGTAAAATGATAGTGGCAGTAAGGGTGGCTCAGGAGTACTTCAACTGAAGGTAATGTTGAAGGCGAGATAATGGAGTCAGCCTTTTTTACATAGTAAAATAAAAGTACCGAAAACAAGAGGTAATGCGAAAAAATTAGTTTTATATGCACCGAAAATAAGAATGAAGCGCGAAAAACAGTTTTCAATACACCAAATTGTATTTATTCGGAATTCGGTCACCAAGAGGAGTTATGATACCCGGAAAATGTAAATTTTGACAATGAGATAGTACTGTGTCAAATGGATTAAGCATCGCATTCAGTATCCTGTTCATTGTAAACGAAGTTAAATGCACGAAAAACAGGGTTCAATGCACCGAAACGAAGAGAATGCACAATTAAGACTGCCACAAGCATAAGTAAACTCATTCGTAAGAAAAGTCAGCTAGTCTTATGTCAAAGGCGCTTGCGTTAAAGAAACGGGGGATATGATTGGGGTCTGTTAGACGTTATATGGCTTTTGTTAAGCCTTATAGGCTTCAGATTGTGGGAACCATTATTATAGGAATCATAAAATTCTCAATACCACTTCTTTTGCCATTACTTATTAAATATGTTGTCGATGATATCATTGGCGGTGCAGGTTCAGCTGACGAGAAATCCCGCACCTTGCTGACGATTATGGGTATCATGTTTGTTTTATTTGTAGTTGTACGCCCGCCGATTGAATATTATCGGCAATATTTTGCACAATGGGTAGGAAGTAAGATTTTATATGATATTCGTGACCAGCTTTTTACACATTTGCAAAAATTAAGCCTTCGTTATTATGCCAATACGAGAGCTGGAGAAATTATCTCACGTGTTATTAATGATGTTGAGCAAACAAAGAATTTCGTTATTACAGGATTAATGAATGTGTGGCTTGATGTGGTCACAATCATTATTGCAATTGGGATTATGATGACGATGGATATTAAGTTGACACTCGTTTCGATTGTCCTTTTTCCGTTCTATGGATTATCGGTTAAGTATTTTTATGGAAAGCTGCGTCATTTAACAAGAGTCCGTTCCCAAGCACTTGCAGAAGTACAAGGACATTTGCATGAGCGTGTCCAAGGAATGCCTGTTATAAGAAGTTTTGCAACTGAAGAATTTGAGCAGAATCAATTTGCAAAGGAAAATTCTCATTTTTTAAATAAAGCACTTGACCATACGAGTTGGAATGCGAGAACATTTGCGGTGGTGAATACCTTAACAGATATCGCCCCGCTTGTTGTGATCAGTTATGCAGGGTATCAAGTCATACATGGACAGCTATCAATTGGAACAATGGTTGCGTTTATTGCGTATATTGAACAGCTTTACGGACCGTTAAGAAGATTAATTAATTCGTCAACAACCTTAACACAGGCCTTTGCATCGATGGACCGAGTATTTGAATTTATTGACGTTCCTTATGAAGTTGTTGATAAACCGAATGCAAAGTTGGCAAGTAAGGTAAAAGGAGACGTTGAGTTTCAAAACATTTCTTTTCGCTACCAAGAAAACGAAGATCTTATCATTGAGGATCTTTCTCTGCAAATTAAAAGCGGTGAAACTGTTGCACTTGTTGGTATGAGTGGCGGGGGGAAATCAACACTTGTCAGCTTATTACCACGATTTTATGATGTGACAGCCGGAAGGATCCTGCTGGATCATATTGATATTCGAGATTATCAAACACAAAGCCTGCGCGAACAAATTGGTATGGTGCTTCAGGATACATTCTTATTTAGTAATACCGTCCGAGAAAACATTCTAATTGGGAAGCCAGATGCATCAGAAGAAGAAATCGTCGCGGCTGCAAAGGCAGCGAACGCACATGATTTTATTTTAAAATTGCCGAATGGCTATGATACAAAAGTTGGGGAGCGCGGAGTTAAGCTTTCAGGCGGACAAAAGCAAAGGGTTTCAATTGCCAGAGTCTTTTTGAAAAATCCACCTATTCTTGTTTTAGATGAGGCGACATCAGCCTTAGATTTAGAGAGCGAGCATTTAATACAGGAAGCCCTTGAAAAACTTGCTAAAGATCGAACAACCTTTATTGTGGCCCATCGCCTTTCAACCATTACTCATTCTGATAAAATCGTCTTAATTGAGGATGGGAAGGTAGTTGAAAAAGGAACACATCAAGAACTAATGGAGAAAAAGAGCCATTATTACAAGTTGTTCCAAATTCAGCAATTGGATTGAGCTGGAGGCAGTTCCCCACATAAACAAAAAATAAGGCTAGCATTCTGCTGGCCTTATTCCTCATTAATCTTAATTTCATTGTCGTCTTTGTGGAAGCTTTTGAAGCTATCAATTAACGTATTTAAATGTTCAAGATGATCGCTATAGTCAATAATAGCTGATAATAGCGGCAATAAGCTGTAAAAGCATGTTTGATCATCTTGTTCATAATATTCCATAAATGTGTCGATAAGCAGCTGTTTATTAAATTTATTTTCACTTAAAAACTCTGTTGAAGACTGAGGTTTAATTTTCCCGATAAATCTTAGCAGGGATTCCTCATGAATATAAAGCAAGATGTCTAATTCACTTTTCAACACGATTCGAAAGTGTTCCGGCATTTGATGAAGTTCATTTTCTAAGCGATGAAGCTTCTTTAATGTATCAAGTGCACGATTTGAGGTGACAATCATCTGTCTAAAAAGAACGAGCTTTCTGGATTTTGCATATGTTTCTTTTTTAAAATAATTTCGTTCCTCTTTATAATGTAAGTAGATTTGATCCAGCTTGATCATATTTTCCTTCATTTTTTCAATATCATCTTTTAACATTTTATGCTCTGATGCATGTCTTGTATTGATTCTAATCCACTTGATAATTTCCTCAGTATTTTCATTTATTTTCAAATATAGCTTTGTTTCATATTTTGGCGGCAGAAAGACTAAATTAACGATAAACGCTGATAAGATACCAAGTAAAATCGTCAAAAATCGAATGACTCCTACTTCAAGAAAATCATCACCCGTACTTTCTAATATTGCGATTACTGTTACAAGGGCAACTGAGATATTAGATTGAGATTTAAGTCTAATATTAATAGAAATCACAATAATGGCAATTAATCCAATTAATAATGGATGGGTACCAAAGAAATATCCAAATCCAATGGCTAATACTGCACCAATTATATTTGCCTGTACTTGTACGAGTAGCTCTAAATATGAACGATAGATCGTCGGCTGTATAGCAAAAATGGCTGCGATTCCAGCAAAGGCAGGAGATGGAAATTGAAAGAGTGTTGCTAAAAACAAAGCTAGTGTAATGGCAATCCCAGTTTTAAGGATGCGTGCACCTAGTTTCATGTATACTGCCTAACATCCCTTCTAAAAATCATAATTAATATTTTTGAACAATATCGTACTATACATGCTTTAGCAAATTTATACAAGATACAATTTCCCTTTTTTACATAAATTTAAAACAATCATAAATGCTGTCAAAAAAGGCGCTATTTAAGAGCGTTTACATTAGGAGATATGGAGTATTTCTACATGTTATAACTAAAAATGGGTGAATATAACAAAAGATTTGTGAAAGCAACCTTTTCTTTTATGATCAGGTTTTAATATAGTATTCCATTTTCAATAAGAAAAATGAGGCAAGGTACATTTCGTACACTTGCCTCAGGTAAAATCTATTTTTTAAGTTGACTAAACGCGTATTCAACAGCCTTTAATGTTTCTGCTACATCTTCTTTTGTATGTGCAGTGGTTAAAAACCATGCTTCATATTTTGACGGTGCCAAGTTAATTCCTTGGTGAAGCATCAGCTTAAAGAATTTTGCGAACATCTCTCCATCTGTATTTTCAGCTTGCTCATAATTAACAATTTTTTCATGTGTAAAGTAAATGGTTAGTGCACCTTTAAGTCGATTAATCGTGATTGGAATCTGATATGTATGTGCATGTTGTAAGATTCCATCTTCAAGGATTGCTCCTAGTTCGTCGAGTTTATCATACACACCTTCCTCTTTAAGAACCTCTAAGCAGGCAATTCCGGATAACATTGATGCTGGGTTGCCAGCCATCGTTCCTGCTTGATAAGCTGGTCCAAGCGGTGCGACTTGTTCCATGATTTCTTTTTTTCCACCATAAGCTCCGATCGGAAGTCCTCCGCCGATAATTTTTCCTAATGCCGTGAGATCCGGGTATACATCTAAAAGGTCTTGTGCACCGCCATACATAAAGCGAAATGCCGTGATGACTTCATCATAAATAACGAGAGCGCCTGCATCATGAACCAACTCATTCACCTTTTCTAAAAATCCGGGCTTTGGTTCAACGATTCCGAAGTTGCCGACGATTGGTTCGACTAATATGGCCGCTACTTCATTTCCCCATTTATCTAATGCTTCTTTTAACGGTTCAATTTCATTAAATGGAACAGTTATGACTTCCTGTGCGATGCTTTTTGGTACTCCCGCAGAATCTGGTGTCCCTAATGTTGATGGACCAGAGCCGGCAGCAACAAGCACAAGGTCAGAGTGTCCATGGTAGCAGCCTGCAAATTTTATGATTTTGTCACGTCCTGTATAAGCCCGTGCCACACGAATCGTAGTCATGACAGCTTCTGTCCCTGAATTTACGAAACGAACTTTATCTAATGCAGGCATTGCCTCCTTAAGCATTTTCGCAAAAGTTATTTCATGTGGTGTTGGTGTACCATAAAGAACCCCTGTTTCAGCCGCTCTGCAAATAGCCTTTGTAATATGCGGGTGTGCATGTCCGGTAATAATTGGACCATAGGCTGCTAAATAATCAATGTATTTATTGCCGTCAACATCCCAGAAATAGGCTCCATTTGCCTTTTCCATCACAACTGGTGAACCGCCGCCCACTGCCTTGTAAGAACGTGAAGGAGAGTTTACCCCGCCAACAATATGTTGTAATGCTTCTTCGTGTAATTCATTTGATTTAGTAAATTCCATAATTGCCTCCTGCTATGTATCGTAATGATTTAACATGTAGTATAATCGTCAACTGAAAGTCAAGTGACTTGGATAACTGCTTTAAAGTGCCGACTTTATTTTAACATGAAAGCTATTGCTTAATAAATTTCTATCATTTTCATGATTAAAATGCATACTAATTGTTGTTATGATGAAGATTAGATAAACTAATCGTTGTGGAGAAAAGCAGGAGGGTCGACAATGACTAATATTATTGAAGTGAAGAAATTACGAAAAGAATTTAAGTCGTACTCAAGTCGTCAAGGACTTGGCGGTGCGTTTCGCGATTTATTAAATCGTCAATATAAAATTATCCCTGCTGTGAATGATGTTTCGTTTACAGTCAAGCAGGGTGAAATGGTCGGATATATTGGGGAAAATGGGGCAGGAAAATCGACATCAATCAAAATGCTAACTGGAATCCTAACACCTACGTCTGGTGAGGTGCTTGTCAATGGAATGAATCCACATAAAGAACGGGAGCGATTTGCTCAGACAATTGGGGTTGTTTTCGGGCAGCGTTCACAGCTTTGGTGGGATATTGCCGTACAGGAATCATTTCGTCTATTAAAAAAGGTCTATAAGGTTTCAGATGCAGATTATAACGAACATATGGACCATGTTATTAAGACACTAGATATTGAACCATTGCTAGATAAGCCGGTGCGTAAGCTGTCTTTAGGACAAAGAATGAGATGTGAGCTTGCCGCTGCACTTATTCATAATCCACCGTTACTGTTTTTAGATGAACCGACAATTGGTCTTGATGTACTTGTAAAATTAAAGATCCGTCAATTTTTGAAAGAAATGAATGAGAAATATAAAACAACCATTCTATTAACCACCCATGATTTATCAGACATTGAAGCACTTTGTGAACGAGTTGTCATGCTTGATGAAGGTAAGGTTATCTATGATGGAGCGCTAGAGAAATTACGTGCTCATTGGGGCGAAGGGAAGCAAATTCAATTCCAATTTGCAGAGGAATTAATTGAAGAACAATTATTATTTTTAACAGCTGATCTTCATGTAACATGGCAAAAAACCGATAAGTTAAATGTGTGGACAGCATTAGTTCTTGATAAAGAAGCGCAAATGTCAGAGCTGATTGGGCGAATTGTCGGGGCTTATCAAATTACCGATTTAAGTGTGACGGAAATCTCAACAGAAGAAGTGATTCGCAACATTTATGAAAAAGGAGAGGCATTAACAAGCTGAGGTGGACTATGGACAAATATATTGAAATGATTAGGATCCGCTTTTTAATGATGCTTGCATATCGTACAAATTATTATAGCGGGATCCTCATCTACAGCATTAACATTGGAGCGTATTACTTTTTGTGGACTGCCATTTATGGTGGAAAAGAATCAATTGAAGGCCTATCTGTTGTTCAGATGACTTCATATATAGCTGTTTCATGGATGGCACGGGCTTTTTATTTTAATAATATTGATCGTGAAATAGCTTTGGAGATTAAAGAAGGAAAAGTCGCCGTAGAATTAATTAGGCCTTATAACTATTTAGGGATGAAGACAATGCAGGCGTTTGGAGAAGGGGTTTTCCGCTTAGTGTTTTTCTCATTACCAGGGATGGTGATCGTGGGACTTGTATTTCCAATGGAGTTCTCTACAAATGGAGCTACTTGGCTGTTTTTTGCTTGTTCATTAGTTTTTAGCTTTATTATTAATACCCAGATCAACTTGATTACAGGGTTGCTGACGTTTTTCTTATTTAATAATGATGGCCTAATGAGAGCAAAGCGGGTGATTATCGATCTCTTTTCTGGATTACTTTTGCCGATCAGCTTTTACCCGTTGTGGGCTCAGAATATTATGCAGTATTTTCCGTTTCAAGCAATCAGCTATATTCCAAGTATGATTTTTACTGAAGGTATAGAAGGAAATGAAGTGTTTCAAGCCATCTTATTGCAAGGCATGTGGGCAATCATATTACTCATTCCCATCCAAATGCTGTGGATTTCAGCGAAAAAACGAATGATTATTCAGGGGGGATGAGAAGATGTTTTATTTTTCAATGTTCATACAGTATGTCGGACAATATATGAAAACCAGGTTGGAATATCGTGCAGACATGGTTGTTGAATTGTTATCTGACATGCTGTTTCAAATTACAAATCTCGTATTTATTCTCGTTGTTTTCGGACATACACAATTTTTAAGCGGTTGGACTCGTGATGAAATAATCTTTATCTACGGTTTTTTCTTAGTACCATATGCGATATTTGGAGCATTTTTCAACATTTGGGATTTCAATGAGCGTTACATTGTAAAAGGAGAAATGGACCGGATTTTAACTAGACCTATACATAGCTTGTTTCAAGTTATCCTCGAACGAATGGACCTTGAATCATTGTTTGGTGCGGTTACTGGGATATTCATTATGGGGTATGCTTCCATTCAATTAGGGTTAAGTTTTCAATGGTATGACTTGCTGCTCTTTATTGTATTTGCGATTAGTGGCGCACTCGTATATGCAGGGATTTTTGTCTCCTTGGCAAGTATTGGTTTTTGGTCTGATTCCCCAACCTCCTTAATGCCGATGATGTACAATATCGGAAACTATGGACGCTACCCTGTGGATATTTATAATTCTGTTATCCGCTTTGTGTTAACTTGGATTCTTCCTTTTGCATTTGTTGGAGTGTATCCGGCTGCATTTTTTCTCGAAAAAGAAGAATGGTATGTATACTCCTTTTTAACACCAGTAATGGGGCTTGTGTTCTTTATCATTTCGGTCATTCTGTGGAATTCAGGTGTGAAAAAATATCGTGGAGCAGGTAATTAATAGAATGAAAAGAGGGCGATGTAACAATCGTTCTCTTTTTTCATTTGGAAAAAGACGTAAAACTTTAAGCGAATTGATCATCTGTTAAAGTGAATCGAATACAAGCCTGCCTGCTTGTATATATTGTACTAAGTGTCATCTTAGGCAGGTGGGGGTTAGTTGGAATTATTTTTTTGTATTTTTATCATCGTCTGTATCTTTATGAGCTTTAAGAGTGTTGTTGCTGTATGCTTCCAAAAAAACTTTTTATCTTTTGATACCATCATCATGATTACGTATTTATACTTATCACTCCTCATAGGATTTGGCATGCTCTATTTAGTTTGTATTCAAAGTAATGTTCACGTCTTAATGGAAGCAGGCATGCCAATTACTGGGGATTATTTTGACAAGTTGTTTACATCACTTTATTTCAGTGCCGTTACGTTATTTTCAGTCGGTTACGGTGATATTGTCCCAATTGGTATGGGAAGATTTCTTGCTGTCACAGAAGCATTAATCGGATATATCCTTCCAGCTGTTTTCCTCGCTCGAACCGTTATTGGAATCGAAAAATCGTAAAAGTTGTACAATTAGTGAAAGTTGGTTACGCTTAAAGAGGGAATATTTTTTTGGAGGGATTATCATGACAGTTGAAGTCGGCAGCATAGCGCCAGATTTGGAATTACTAGCTGATAATGGAGAGAAAACAAGTCTTGCAGATTATCGAGGGAAATATATTGTTTTATATTTTTACCCAAAGGATATGACACCTGGATGTACGACAGAGGCATGTGACTTTAGGGACCAGCATCAAAGCTTTGCAGACTTAAATGCAGTTATTTTAGGCGTAAGTCCTGATCCGCAGGAAAAACATCAAAAATTTAAAGAGAAGCATGATCTCCCTTTTTCACTACTAGTGGATGATGAACATAAACTAGCAGATGCTTTTGGTGTATGGAAATTAAAAAAGAATTTTGGGAAAGAGTACATGGGGATTGAACGATCCACTTTTATAATTGATCCAGATGGAAAGATTGTGAAGGAATGGAGAAAAGTAAAAGTAAAGGATCATGTACTTGAAGCTTTACAATACATTAAAG from Metabacillus sediminilitoris carries:
- the ntdP gene encoding nucleoside tri-diphosphate phosphatase produces the protein MGIPREGDKIQIHSYKHNGFIHRIWEESTVLKGSQHCIIGGNDRTVVTESDGRTWITREPAICYFHARHWFNIIGMLREDGVYYYCNISSPFVFDDEALKYIDYDLDVKVFPDMTYTILDEDEYEQHSKQMNYPEVIDLILKKNLETLLRWIRQKKGPFAPEFIDQWYEQYLTYVK
- a CDS encoding ion channel, producing MELFFCIFIIVCIFMSFKSVVAVCFQKNFLSFDTIIMITYLYLSLLIGFGMLYLVCIQSNVHVLMEAGMPITGDYFDKLFTSLYFSAVTLFSVGYGDIVPIGMGRFLAVTEALIGYILPAVFLARTVIGIEKS
- a CDS encoding glutamate-1-semialdehyde 2,1-aminomutase, which gives rise to MEFTKSNELHEEALQHIVGGVNSPSRSYKAVGGGSPVVMEKANGAYFWDVDGNKYIDYLAAYGPIITGHAHPHITKAICRAAETGVLYGTPTPHEITFAKMLKEAMPALDKVRFVNSGTEAVMTTIRVARAYTGRDKIIKFAGCYHGHSDLVLVAAGSGPSTLGTPDSAGVPKSIAQEVITVPFNEIEPLKEALDKWGNEVAAILVEPIVGNFGIVEPKPGFLEKVNELVHDAGALVIYDEVITAFRFMYGGAQDLLDVYPDLTALGKIIGGGLPIGAYGGKKEIMEQVAPLGPAYQAGTMAGNPASMLSGIACLEVLKEEGVYDKLDELGAILEDGILQHAHTYQIPITINRLKGALTIYFTHEKIVNYEQAENTDGEMFAKFFKLMLHQGINLAPSKYEAWFLTTAHTKEDVAETLKAVEYAFSQLKK
- a CDS encoding FUSC family protein, producing MKLGARILKTGIAITLALFLATLFQFPSPAFAGIAAIFAIQPTIYRSYLELLVQVQANIIGAVLAIGFGYFFGTHPLLIGLIAIIVISINIRLKSQSNISVALVTVIAILESTGDDFLEVGVIRFLTILLGILSAFIVNLVFLPPKYETKLYLKINENTEEIIKWIRINTRHASEHKMLKDDIEKMKENMIKLDQIYLHYKEERNYFKKETYAKSRKLVLFRQMIVTSNRALDTLKKLHRLENELHQMPEHFRIVLKSELDILLYIHEESLLRFIGKIKPQSSTEFLSENKFNKQLLIDTFMEYYEQDDQTCFYSLLPLLSAIIDYSDHLEHLNTLIDSFKSFHKDDNEIKINEE
- a CDS encoding ABC transporter ATP-binding protein encodes the protein MGSVRRYMAFVKPYRLQIVGTIIIGIIKFSIPLLLPLLIKYVVDDIIGGAGSADEKSRTLLTIMGIMFVLFVVVRPPIEYYRQYFAQWVGSKILYDIRDQLFTHLQKLSLRYYANTRAGEIISRVINDVEQTKNFVITGLMNVWLDVVTIIIAIGIMMTMDIKLTLVSIVLFPFYGLSVKYFYGKLRHLTRVRSQALAEVQGHLHERVQGMPVIRSFATEEFEQNQFAKENSHFLNKALDHTSWNARTFAVVNTLTDIAPLVVISYAGYQVIHGQLSIGTMVAFIAYIEQLYGPLRRLINSSTTLTQAFASMDRVFEFIDVPYEVVDKPNAKLASKVKGDVEFQNISFRYQENEDLIIEDLSLQIKSGETVALVGMSGGGKSTLVSLLPRFYDVTAGRILLDHIDIRDYQTQSLREQIGMVLQDTFLFSNTVRENILIGKPDASEEEIVAAAKAANAHDFILKLPNGYDTKVGERGVKLSGGQKQRVSIARVFLKNPPILVLDEATSALDLESEHLIQEALEKLAKDRTTFIVAHRLSTITHSDKIVLIEDGKVVEKGTHQELMEKKSHYYKLFQIQQLD
- a CDS encoding ABC transporter permease produces the protein MFYFSMFIQYVGQYMKTRLEYRADMVVELLSDMLFQITNLVFILVVFGHTQFLSGWTRDEIIFIYGFFLVPYAIFGAFFNIWDFNERYIVKGEMDRILTRPIHSLFQVILERMDLESLFGAVTGIFIMGYASIQLGLSFQWYDLLLFIVFAISGALVYAGIFVSLASIGFWSDSPTSLMPMMYNIGNYGRYPVDIYNSVIRFVLTWILPFAFVGVYPAAFFLEKEEWYVYSFLTPVMGLVFFIISVILWNSGVKKYRGAGN
- the bcp gene encoding thioredoxin-dependent thiol peroxidase, which produces MTVEVGSIAPDLELLADNGEKTSLADYRGKYIVLYFYPKDMTPGCTTEACDFRDQHQSFADLNAVILGVSPDPQEKHQKFKEKHDLPFSLLVDDEHKLADAFGVWKLKKNFGKEYMGIERSTFIIDPDGKIVKEWRKVKVKDHVLEALQYIKEHQS
- a CDS encoding ABC transporter ATP-binding protein; protein product: MTNIIEVKKLRKEFKSYSSRQGLGGAFRDLLNRQYKIIPAVNDVSFTVKQGEMVGYIGENGAGKSTSIKMLTGILTPTSGEVLVNGMNPHKERERFAQTIGVVFGQRSQLWWDIAVQESFRLLKKVYKVSDADYNEHMDHVIKTLDIEPLLDKPVRKLSLGQRMRCELAAALIHNPPLLFLDEPTIGLDVLVKLKIRQFLKEMNEKYKTTILLTTHDLSDIEALCERVVMLDEGKVIYDGALEKLRAHWGEGKQIQFQFAEELIEEQLLFLTADLHVTWQKTDKLNVWTALVLDKEAQMSELIGRIVGAYQITDLSVTEISTEEVIRNIYEKGEALTS
- a CDS encoding ABC transporter permease, translating into MDKYIEMIRIRFLMMLAYRTNYYSGILIYSINIGAYYFLWTAIYGGKESIEGLSVVQMTSYIAVSWMARAFYFNNIDREIALEIKEGKVAVELIRPYNYLGMKTMQAFGEGVFRLVFFSLPGMVIVGLVFPMEFSTNGATWLFFACSLVFSFIINTQINLITGLLTFFLFNNDGLMRAKRVIIDLFSGLLLPISFYPLWAQNIMQYFPFQAISYIPSMIFTEGIEGNEVFQAILLQGMWAIILLIPIQMLWISAKKRMIIQGG